One Electrophorus electricus isolate fEleEle1 chromosome 13, fEleEle1.pri, whole genome shotgun sequence DNA segment encodes these proteins:
- the znf839 gene encoding uncharacterized protein znf839, whose amino-acid sequence MADNEDESNNATITAVAEVDPLSGSESQVHVSTTTTLPTEGENREETCSVKVCTVTATGEGGGEQGPLELVHSGSEPDAKNVDGCQEVIGQILGSEVLTSYVQTSDNVEGAITAECTTVSSEFLNALAPATTIIYVQPDGSFVESSGLSAEEQQQLIEQLSKQQLVQVTGSEAARIFEQTQTAKPSATQNVKPGTISSIDMQQVIDHVNKSQVIAQTEPARSHTAAPKILQRTVTAQPTSYITLEPGNLISSGGPLTTTIQPQPFTIVQNASQQLQSVAKQVALQQSQNGAHLIHQKPAEPIHIQVQAPPKQEIKQRQAAPITILQPQSLPVSQSVVKVSTVGTVSTPQIIHITPVPGQQQYFLQNPGEPPIQLLLQKPAPVMSSISVPIVRKVQAPATAPIPSTTKSPAIKPAAVATPSTLILAPTPPTSVSSPTTKVLAPPAKVTTVVTKVSTPAIEKEKPRVKNRQKKPQKIQTRSGRVSRPPKHKVKDYKFIKNEDLAESHQSDSDDYSEISVEDEEGDESKKKADDRLNLRSKAFKCDACEKSYIGLAGLNRHYRLNPTHDRNQSSPAENDSKPTDEQPVAVTDATKTSLVKTSTTQKVQADSTRQIEPRRPGRPRGSGRPSLPKRLGRKPKRGRRGRPPKHHAAALEVTVEQQAQRQRARLTQFIQQYDDEDLIEIVLPRLAKVMTVWEFVLMKVEKGHPSKQQFPSVYREFEQLYSQVKKMAQEHFSIAPASRTAIEVNNMEAFKSLGITDPSSALTLLTSPQGQQGLMRPNQATKNLRNIENTKMLPPAKRFKMENCGGEKNGSPVNQNGIQKDEASEGSTLLREPQVVLTRLENLASGTLVDGEASPSPDTAHEGQLEEEPMDTGDAHLNTVVSKPQEDPEREFSDVLASDGTVDIADQVKHLEQVLSSDTEYKSAPQEIVAQDVSCDPLQACCVGEAGTTEKPAANQSTPPAQAEEDAPVLIQTAEGLVRQSAEELASKGIVIVNEPDGTTMHIEAPEGVPLETVHALLGIETERNT is encoded by the exons ATGGCGGACAACGAAGATGAGAGCAATAATGCGACTATCACTGCTGTAGCAGAGGTTGATCCTCTCAGTGGAAGTGAGTCGCAAGTGCACGTATCGACCACAACTACGTTGCCCACTGAGGGTGAAAATCGCGAGGAAACATGTAGCGTTAAGGTGTGTACTGTAACTGCAACTGGTGAAGGGGGCGGTGAGCAAGGCCCTCTAGAGTTGGTACATAGCGGTTCAGAACCTGATGCCAAAAATGTGGATGGCTGCCAGGAGGTGATCGGTCAGATTTTGGGCAGTGAAGTTTTAACATCTTATGTTCAGACATCCGATAATGTAGAGGGAGCCATAACCGCTGAGTGTACAACTGTAAGCAGTGAGTTTTTAAACGCTCTTGCGCCTGCAACTACTATTATTTATGTTCAACCCGACGGTAGTTTTGTTGAGAGTTCAGGGTTGTCAGCCgaagagcagcagcagctcatTGAACAATTATCCAAACAGCAGTTAGTACAGGTCACAGGGAGTGAAGCAGCTCGCATCTTCGAGCAGACCCAGACCGCCAAACCATCTGCCACTCAGAACGTTAAACCTGGGACAATATCATCCATTGACATGCAACAGGTTATAGATCATGTGAATAAATCCCAAGTGATCGCTCAGACAGAACCAGCCCGTTCTCACACAGCAGCCCCTAAAATACTGCAAAGGACTGTCACGGCACAACCGACTTCATATATAACGCTTGAGCCGGGAAACTTGATTTCATCGGGAGGACCGCTGACCACAACTATACAGCCCCAGCCATTTACTATCGTTCAGAATGCATCCCAGCAGTTACAGAGTGTTGCCAAACAGGTAGCATTGCAACAGTCGCAAAATGGTGCCCATCTGATTCACCAAAAG CCTGCAGAACCTATCCACATTCAAGTACAGGCACCTCCAAAACAGGAAATCAAGCAACGTCAGGCTGCTCCCATTACAATCTTACAGCCACAAAGCCTGCCAGTTAGCCAGTCTGTGGTGAAAGTCTCAACTGTGGGCACAGTTAGTACTCCTCAAATTATCCACATCACCCCAGTGCCTGGACAGCAGCAGTATTTCCTACAGAATCCAGGAGAGCCTCCCATTCAGCTTCTCCTTCAGAAGCCAGCTCCAGTCATGAGCAGCATTTCTGTCCCGATTGTGCGTAAAGTTCAAGCACCTGCCACTGCGCCTATCCCCAGTACTACCAAGAGCCCTGCAATCAAGCCAGCTGCAGTCGCCACGCCTTCCACACTGATCTTGGCTCCGACTCCCCCTACCAGTGTTTCGTCACCAACCACAAAGGTATTGGCTCCGCCTGCCAAGGTCACTACAGTTGTCACCAAGGTGTCAACTCCAGCTATTGAAAAGGAAAAGCCTAGGGTCAAGAATCGTCAGAAGAAACCTCAGAAAATTCAGACCCGCTCTGGCCGTGTGTCCCGGCCCCCTAAGCACAAGGTGAAAGACTACAAGTTTATCAAGAATGAAGACCTGGCTGAGAGCCACCAGTCAGATTCTGATGACTACTCTGAGATTAgtgtggaggatgaggagggtgaTGAAAGCAAGAAGAAGGCAGATGACCGTTTAAACCTCCGCAGTAAAGCCTTTAAATGTGATGCCTGTGAGAAATCCTACATAGGCCTAGCTGGTTTGAACAGACACTACAGATTAAATCCCACTCATGACAGAAACCAGTCATCTCCAGCAGAAAATGACTCCAAGCCTACAGACGAACAGCCAGTGGCTGTGACCGATGCCACCAAAACAAGCCTTGTGAAAACATCCACCACTCAAAAA GTGCAAGCAGATTCTACTAGACAGATAGAACCACGCAGACCTGGACGGCCCAGGGGGTCTGGCAGACCCAGTCTTCCCAAAAGGCTCGGAAGGAAACCCAAACGAGGGCGTCGTGGCCGGCCCCCTAAACACCACGCAGCAGCGTTAGAAGTTACCGTGGAAcagcaggcacagagacagagagcccGACTCACACAA TTTATACAACAGTATGATGATGAGGACCTGATTGAGATTGTTCTTCCTCGCCTGGCTAAGGTCATGACTGTATGGGAATTTGTCCTGATGAAG GTGGAAAAGGGCCACCCATCAAAGCAGCAGTTTCCTAGTGTATATCGAGAATTTGAGCAACTATACAGCCAGGTGAAGAAGATGGCACAAGAGCACTTTAGTATTGCACCAGCTTCCCGAACAGCTATAGAGGTCAACAACATGGAA GCCTTCAAATCGCTGGGTATTACTGATCCATCTAGTGCACTGACACTCCTGACCTCCCCTCAGGGACAACAGGGTCTGATGAGGCCAAATCAAGCCACAAAGAACCTACGGAATATCGAG AATACCAAAATGCTGCCCCCAGCAAAGAGATTCAAAATGGAGAACTGTGGTGGAGAGAAAAATGGTTCTCCAGTTAATCAGAATGGTATTCAGAAGGATGAAGCTAGCGAGGGCTCCACATTGCTTCGGGAACCCCAGGTGGTCTTGACCCGTCTGGAGAACTTGGCCTCTGGAACGTTAGTTGATGGTGAAGCCTCACCAAGCCCTGACACAGCCCATGAAGGACAGCTAGAAGAAGAACCCATGGACACAGGAGATGCTCATCTCAATACTGTGGTTTCCAAACCTCAAGAAGACCCTGAAAGAGAGTTTTCTGACGTTCTCGCCAGTGATGGGACTGTAGACATCGCGGATCAGGTGAAACATCTAGAACAGGTGCTGAGCTCAGACACAGAATATAAAAGTGCCCCTCAGGAAATTGTGGCACAGGACGTCAGCTGTGATCCTCTGCAGGCTTGCTGTGTGGGTGAGGCAGGAACAACGGAAAAACCTGCAGCCAATCAGTCAACACCGCCTGCCCAGGCTGAGGAAGACGCTCCAGTGCTcatccagacagcagagggccTTGTCAGGCAGAGTGCTGAGGAACTGGCCTCCAAGGGAATTGTCATTGTGAACGAGCCAGATGGCACCACCATGCATATTGAGGCACCAGAAGGGGTGCCTTTGGAGACTGTCCATGCTCTACTTGGCATTGAAACTGAGAGAAATACTTGA